DNA sequence from the Malus domestica chromosome 11, GDT2T_hap1 genome:
atagaagatcattctttgaaagccggaattgcatctccaatgcgttaTATCAcgtacaacaaagaaaaattaaattgaatcaatagcatgtagatcaatttaataaaataataaattaatcataaaaagaatgattaaaacataatactcccctgattgaagatcaaactctttTTGGCGCAGCATCAagagcatgctgataacgtgttgtaggcataatttactgaacaattatataggccatagagagaggggGGTGCGGcatatagagagagaagaaagagatgtgtaattgtgaggtgtgtgttattccaccccattgtgcctttatttatagtagttagggaaggtaaattccttaccctaataggattacaattCTAATAGTATAATATCTAACCTTAGataatattccaagatatacatagatacactaggatttacacaatcacattccaaatctaataggactgcaacacacAATAAATTATAGAAGTGCCAATAATAGCACTCATTAGAAAACCCTTAAACATGCCATGATACACAAACATATCAGAGGGAGTTTGTGCTTGTAcgttaaaacaaataaaataaaaggaatggAAGTGGACACACTTGGGTTTGAACTTAGGACATGAAAGCATCAAAGAAGGTgctgaaaaataaaaacccaaaagtgTTACGGGCTGGATTTGAACCCGTGAGTTGGTGGAACAAGGTGAGGCGCTGAGCCTTTCACGTGCAGAACACTCATGTGAAAACCCTACACCTGGAACTATATAAGTTGAATTAACAGCTGCATTCCTCATTTCCAATCCAGATGccgtttctttctctctcttaactTGTGCGGTCCTCGAGCCCAACACCATAAGTGCACTTCTGAATTGCATAATTTCTCTCTAGAAGGAAAAATAGCTCTCATCTCTTATTTTGCTCCGATCCTAACTGCATCTCAACACTCTCTTGCCTCTACACAACCCAAAGCCAAGGAGTTTCTGACATGAAATGAAGGCACATCTAAGCTCCATATCGTCTCTTCCAGACCCCGATTGTGAGTATTTCAGAACTGATTTTCATCCATTGAGGTCTGATGAATATAGATGAATGAATGCTGCTGAAAGCATGATTCAGTTGAATTTTACACACATAATAGATATTTAAGGCCCTTCGAATCCAAATGCAACCTGCAAAAACACAGATTAAAAATCTAATTAGAATAAATCCCAAAATAAAATACTGATTAACTAAAAACAATTGTTGTTTTTGTGcttttcaattttctgattttttttttttgtttgtttttgttttgtgataaagatagaaggaagaaaataaaaagaaaagagtttagaaaaattgggttgcctcccaataagcgctATAGTTAAGGTCTATAGTTAGACGGATGGAAATGAGGCTAATGATTACATCACTTGTTCCTTCAAAATTAACCACTCCTTAGCAGTATCATAGAGTGTTAATAGGTAAGGACTAACTTGAACTGTGCATTTGAATTCATTGGTTGAATCTATCTTGTCTACCCTTTTGTGAGAATGTGTCTTTGAAATCAAATATGCTCCCTTCCAGTGAGGCTTGTGTCTCCCTTGAATTGACTTAAATCTGGTATTTAATACCCACAATTTCTGCACTGGACGAATTTCATGACGAAGAATTGGTTTGACATtaagcttcttcttcattccCATGTAGAATTTAGCCTGCTTATGTAGAATTTAGCCTGCTTGTAGGATTTTTCATGAATTTCCTTGGGTTTAATGGGCTATGTAGGTGCAGTGTCTGTGAAAGCAACTAAAACATTTTCATCAGTAGCTGTTTGTCGTGTATCCAAGGTTACAGTCTCCAAGTGCCAACCATGTGATTTTCCAGATTCTGATTTATTGTGAACTGCCCTGTCCAACTCGTCAATTTCAATGCCTTCATGCAACTTTGTTGGTTGCTTTGCAGCCTCGGGATATTGTATGTGTGGCGTATAAACTTGGGCAGTAAATGGTTCCGTGGGAATTTTAGGATCGGCAGGTGTTATTTCCTTCTTTGGGCGTGAGTCGTCGAATTGGGGTTCTTCCATCCTAGTATCATAGGTTTTTTTCCGTCTCAATGCTTGTTCTGCACAACACTTTTCTAAACCCTGTTGGTTGGCAATTGGTTGAATAGGAAAATTTGAATTGGAATCGTTATCTTGTTCTACCAACTGATATGCAAGCTGCCCAATTTGTTGTTCCAgatttttcattgatttatGAATACTATGAATTTCTTGATTGACTTGATCAAACCTTGTCAGGATACTCTCTGGCAATTTCTCAACTGCAATCTCCCAATCAGCTTTTGCAGGTGCATGAGGGTGTTCAAAAGGTTGTTGAATACACTCCCACATAGAATTTTGATGCTCTAGTCATGATGGATAAAAAATTGAGTAGGAATCACACATAGGTCTCTGAAAATTGTTCCTCATATTATTATGGTGTTGTACAAACTCTGGAAAATATTGTCGTCGGGGACAATACGTAACATCATGAGTATTCAAATTGCAAATTGCACAAACTGTGGGTGCTCCTTACGAGGATCCAAACCAATCCATTGTTGATTGGCTTTCAAAATCAACAAATTGTTACCAAAAACAATCATCAGCAACGGCGCCCAtttcttgatagggattttaccacctgcaaaagtagggataaaaacactaaaatacttgcaagagtacaaggtaattgtagtatagatggcTTTAGCAAGGTCATTCTCTAtaaggattgaatgaataatttatgttaaatcaaatcttaattatttatttaaaacaaagtttgagaaaaagttgattttatgatttaaaataataaaaacgaatttaatagaaaataattaaataaagtgccaaaataaaataaactaaaagaaaatagtttttgaaaattaaaatggtaaaagcctagggttccgccgtcactttaacaatcctatgtagttctttcaattacttatgaattacccatgcatatgtttgaaggttaggttttcctaatatatatcctacttggaacctccaacatagaacgtatatctaacatgcaacccgtccggacgtttgaatcaaatatgaacatgaaagactcattatgctttatgaaaaccctttgaaaaaccatgtaacccttaagacgtggtgttcatcctaagtgaaattacaattattaaccacaagaagccaatGCCAATtttagggaaccttccgactaaaattgcatcaaattacttttctaaatatcctaatggtcgcGAATCACTAAGACACTCAGATAGTTTAaaacggtgattaataattcaaaacatgcatatataatatcataagtaaattgaaaagaaacttgTGGTCGCGCCCTAGCAAACGGAATTTAGTTACTGGCAATCATACaatgaaatattattaaaaataatgaTAGAAAAcacattgaaaataaacttgaatccaaaagcTCTCTAAAGTGTGCGTGCGTTTTCTCCCCTCTTTAAACCTAATGGCTAAAAAACCTTAtttacactactacaaaataaaatccttcctagaaaaggtcttagaataaagttaggaaacataacaaaataataaaacagaaaaaaaaaaaaaggtttcctatttaaactaaaattcggacttctcagaaaatcacacttttgaccaaccaaatcaactccgatttggtccAAAAATGTCTCTTTTTAAAGCTGAAGACGTCCCCTACAAATGCTCAGAAGTAATCGTActcaaaatatgccatcttgacctccaaaatacccaaaacatcTAGAAATGTCAATATGGGAAAACTGCGCGCTGAGCCTTTATTTCATCGGCACGGTCAAACGGCATGGTAGAAAAATctagaattttgatacaatcatcttgaaaggcACACGAACATCCTGCAATTGGattcactccaaaattcatctgtttgatcattgtttgctccagaggaagtcgaatgtcctacattagaaatataattcaaagtatcgAAATTCACAcataataaccaataaattattaCTAGGattatatatagtataatatcgacTCATCACCTAGCAATgaccttcttgaagtggatcacttgattataagcagcaattaactcttcatcctttgtgTAAGCAGCGGAGCGAAGCTCAGAGACGGCACACTCAAGGTCTTGTATATGAGGTATGTACCGATCTCcctctctgcactttcatacttaatttGGATTGCGTCAAACCTAGTCTTCAAATCTACGATCTCTTAGCaagcggtctcaagctgcagagaagttgGGGCAaagatattagaccccttcaaagcggCAAGCTTAGattccaacctcttgatcttctCGGCCGAGGAATAGGCTTCGGCTGCCATATTCTTTGCCACCCCCTTGGCAGCCTTGGTATTCACTTGATCAATGAGCATAAACTCGACTGCCAGGATAGTCGTtttctgcatcatagcaagcagagcaaTCTTCCTATACTTGGTGGTATGCTATGCAAAGGAACTTGGCAGACAACCCCTttaacgccatcaacaaacttggcacacgCATCGATGTCTTCAAGCAGACTTGGTTTCAAAAGTGCACAAATCTCAGCAGCTTCCTCGAAAACAAGCTTGGTGGATTTTCTCACAACTGCCCACACGAGCAGCCTCCTTCTTCTCAacaggcgaatcaatctcagtagcaaaaggagtgggttttggtgGCATTTTAGTAACAGAGTCCACCTTTTCgctcttcatagtagcaagtCTCTTCAAGGTTAAACTAGACTTAGTCCTCGACGGACGTTTCGGTACaaacttcggcactgggggcacAGGTAAGCTTCTACGTTGAGCAATCCTATCAATAATCAAACTAACCACATTTGGAACGGTAGGTGTCACAAGCACGAATCTAGCAGCATCATCTTTCTcaccattggaagaagtcaagTTAATCACAAGCTTGGGGGTAGCCGGCGAGCCCTTGCGAGCAGGAAAGAagtttttggctttttctcagttggcatctcttgagcaggcggaGAATATCTCTTTTTCCCACCTTTATTTGCAGCAGGCTCCACGACAATAATTGGACAAGCTAATGCCTCCGCCTTGATCCGTTTTATCTCATCTCTTGGGGGCAGCCCACATTTCTCCTagcaaagaggactaagcagccaacaccACTCACGGTACTCAGAAAGGATACTTAGTGCAACATGCAATTTCTTCATATCTGGGGAAGTTTTAGAAGTTAAGCCGAATTCTGAATCTACAAGAGTAGAGGAAGACAATTAGTAAAGCAGAAGAGGGACTAGGCAGTCTACTTACCAAAAATGAAAACCGTCGAAACGTGCAGCTCAGGGAAAGAATTAGACTCccattctccacttatctcTAAAGTCTCATTGGCCTAGTCATGATCTCCCTTCCTCGAGTGGTCAAAGAATCTATGGCGAGAGCACAACTGCCCAACTCCCTCGATGTGGTCTATGTCGAAGAAGTACCAAAAATCGTTGACAGATAAAtccaagtcaaagaattggcttAGATTGAGGAACCCTACCATCACACGGACAACATTGGGAGAACTTTGAGCGAGGGCACACTTCATAGAGCAAATCATCTCTTGGAATAAACGTGACATGGGAGAAGTAAATCCCAACACAAAGTAATAGGGGAGGAACTTGATGGCTCTTCGAGCTCCGCTGCATGGTTCAAGACTGCTACTTTCCTTGACACGCTTCACACACACCCCCGATGGAATGACATGCCTATATGCTTCAAGGAAGTCTCTAAACGAGTCGTCGGAGCTAATTTTGAAGTGAGCAACATTGAAATAGCCCACCTTACTTAAAGACCTGCCTTGGCGATACAATGACGGTACACCATCGTCCCCCTTATGGCTTAAAGAAGACATGCTCGAAGAAATTCTACAAAGGCACAAAGAAAATTGATTAGACGATTGggcaaagaaaaaaaggaatgcACTAGGGCCTTACAGCCCAAAGATCAAGTCACGTCCAAGATCCAGGAGCCTAGCAGCCTTGCTAGGCCCCCACAACCTGGTCCATCCCACTCAACCCAAGACAGCAAAGAAAATGGCAAGTGCCCCACGCCTCCTATGGTCTCACATGCGGACAGACCAAGCATAAGGGGCCCaaaagtctctctctcttcctcctatATTAGTACGGGCCCGAGTGCagcattcaaaaaaaaaaaaaaaaaagaaaaagaggccCACTCCTCCTCAGCCCAACCACCACCCTGGCACGGGCCCAAGCCTAGTGGCCCATTCCAAACAGAGAGGGGACTGGCGCCCCCGCGCCTCCCTCTCTTTTCCCGCACGAGCCCAAGCCTAGTGGCCCAGACCACAACACCCGTTAACTCAACCCCAGCCTAGCCGCACCTGGCCCAACCAGCCATTACCGGGCCAAGCAGCCCCATGGCAACAACCATGTTGTGGCATCCCAGCCAATTTTTCACACATTCTCAACCCCCGTGGAGCCAAATTTCAAGCCCCTAGGCTCCCAAATattacaaagacaaggaaaaaataatcaagaaaattatagaggcgacacgtggacttttggtgtaaaaagacaaaattacccttgaggcacattgGGATTCCCATGggcatgcaacggacaataatgactcaatcaaggtcaaaggtgatcaaaatggtattcttTTAAACCCTTTCATcatttctcatcaaattttcacccacaaggtaactcccaattatccttttcaaattgggattaattaccaaaattaattgactaatttcctaattgattgcaatatattatttgacataatatcttgcaattagagtaaaaaaaaccaccataagtggccAGTCCCCATTTCTCCAAATAGGCCCAGCCACACCCCTTATATATAGCCCCTCATTTCTTGAAAAAAAACCTAAGTCCAATTCTCTTCTAAAATCTCTaaatttctctaaacacttCTCCCACAAATTCTAATTATGGtatcggagattcttcggccaaaaccctcccccattcatcatgggcgcgtgaggcttttgaccttgatcttaggtgttaattgttttgcaagtgcattttcaTCCAAGAAAAAGAAGGCGAAAATTTGCACCCACAGTACCAATTATATTGACCGTTTTAAGACGGTCACCAAGAGATTAATTGTTGACATCTGGTTTTGTGTTGCTAATTAGGTGATGACAGGGTTTTGTAGTTAGTATTTTGGGCTTCAATCTGCTTTACGCGAAAAGCTAAGTACAAATACTACAAAGAAACAGTACAAGTAACAAGCTCAAAGGACAACAGATTATATATGTAACTTATCTATTAAACAATGACAGATATTGTTTTACCCATCAATAATTCACAATGAAGAAGAGTTGAACGCGCAACTCTCTCCATAAAAAAGTACTCTTCTTCCTTAGTTCATTTTGCGGCAATTTGTTCTTATTTCTCCTTTGGAACCTTCCTTGACATCAAGGGTGCTCATTTTCACCATTGCCTGTTGAAAATCTAAGAAGAACATGGCTTGGTTGAAGGCATAACCATTTACAATGTTTCTAGTTTTTGCACTGGCAAATAGGGTTTGATCAGAACTCAGGACTCCAGCCTTCCTTTGCAGTCCGTTGAAGTAGACATTATCAAAATTGTTTCTCGTTGCATCGAAGGGTTGCTCGGCATTATCGCCTGCGCTGCATGTTTTGGTCAGTTGCTTTGCAAAACCTGAATCTAAATCTGGGTCCACATTATCACTCAATCGGTTTTTGAACGACGAGCACCTGGCTACACCTAGTGTGTGAGCACCTACAAAGTACCGAAAATTTCAACGTAAGTATACAAGCATTAAACTTAAATATTCTCTAAAATGACAATCTGACCGTCAATTTGAACTATTAATTGGGTAGAAATTGAAAGACACTATTGGTGAAATAACATTTTAACtaatccaaaaaagaaaaagaaaaacggaCCAATTGACAATTTAACAATATAACATATCAAGAAAATAACACCGAAACTTGTAGATTGTAAATTGGATCATATATGTGTACCAGATAAAGCAACCATTTCTTGAGCACTAAATCCATGTTGCCCAAACATTGTAATGAGCTCAGAGGCATTCAAAGTGGGTGGAGGCAGATTCCTTGTGTCTTCTATTTTAGACCTCCTTCCATCCTTTCTTCCTTTGGGTATGTCATAAACCGGGCCCCCAGCCTGTTGTTAGTTAAGTCCcattaaacaaaacttaaatttaatcattttttttaaatattaggatttttatcacaaatggtgtTTTATGTAAATACATTTTGGTCTTGTATGTTTTGAATCAACCAATCAATTGTGGTCTTTTAGCGTTCTTTTTACAAATGGTCTTTGTGTGTTTGAAAACGTGGACGATGATATTGATTGATTCAAACATAAAAGACCAAAATTATGTATTTGCAACACATAAAGACCATTTGTAATAACAacctaaaataataataactagcatttgcctacacattttgtgtgtacgaacacatttttttagaacatgagaaagagagagggagagagaaagagagaacgtggggggtggaaggattttttttttaaaatattaaagatattttaacatcacctgtaggtgaggtttcaacaaaaaaaaagtaaaatttggatctgtgaaattatattattgcccatcattttttttttgtgtgtgataAAAGACTAAATtgtcttttcatcctcttttggttgataaagagaatttcattaattaatgatgatgatgacgatgatgatgataataataataataataaattgagGAATATGCATGAATAACATAGTGCAATTGAGAATGAGAGGTGACTTTCTTCTATacacttaatatatatatacttttatACTCCTTGTTAGTCTTTAGATCTATTTGAATCCAATGATCCTAAATAAAACTAATATGACTCATCTAAACTACTAAATGATGTGGAGTTGATGACATGGAAATAAAAAGgctttaatcaattaaaaaaatttaagaaaaaattattaGGTTATGGAAACTTAAACACTTCGAAGCCTCCATCTTCATCTAACTCCCTATGCCATTGTTAATTAAGATGACAAGAACTTAATCATGGATATATCAATCTCGCTCCATACAACCTAACTGACTTTTTCACTTTCCTCTTCCtattctctcccctctctcaAATCCTACATTATCAATACTATATTTTCATGGGTTGTCTGTAAATGATGGGAAGGTATAAAAAGTGGGCTGAAGAAGATAGATTCAGAACTCTCGCcctgttaaattaattttttctttttctgtttggttCAATCACTGAAGATCCCCCAGTTTCTTAGCCCAGAATTTGAGTCTGGATATAGCCAGGGAAAAAATATTGAATCTTCCTGGAAAGGGATGAGGTTTTAACCCTAAAACTGATTTACATCAAATTTCTTAAGTATGTCCTTGATTGACAAGAAAGCTTTTTAGTGGCTGGTTAATCcataatataaacaaaagaacTAATCAGACTCAGCAACAATTTTTATTTGATGCACAACACAATGGCATGAAGGAAGATGGTGTTCGCCAAGGAAGATGAATGGTTTAGGTGCAACAGGACTCTTTTCAAAGTAGTTTAAATTTGTAGTAGAGATTTATGTTAATTTATTCAAAGTCATCGCCACATCACCTACTTACCGCAAAAACTGCATATGTAGAAGCCATTGCAACTATGTCGGCGCAAGAGACCACGCCAGGGCATTTTTTTTCAAGTTCCGCTTTTGCAGCATCTATAACTTCATAGCCACGCAAGCTCAAATTTGCTGGAGAGTCCTTCTCTGCTGTGTTATCTTTTGTTGAATCCAGGAGAATTGACGCATCACATCCCTAATTATCCAATAGTTACAAAACCAAAATtctaatattaattaataacgAATGTATGTAGTGATCGAATCCCTAACAAAGTTTCTTTAACGTGAATACTTGACCAtacacaaggaaaaaaaaaatatttttctatttAGGTGGGTGTGTAACGTGTGATGATATGCTGATTGAAAAGTGCATGATATGTGAATAACAAGGGAACGAGTGAAGATGTAACACATAGCACTTCTtacaaacaacaaaaaagaaaaggtcaGGGTTTTTTTATAATCATTTCGTTTCTAATTTCATATGCACTTCATCTTGTCTACTTCTTTCATATATTTCCAAGTACAAAAAGCTACGTAAAAATTACAAACTAAAG
Encoded proteins:
- the LOC103413284 gene encoding peroxidase 47-like, which encodes MVIAKLFVVFLLLQMMSGFVFRAKGLSMGYYIMSCPMAELIVRNTVTRALQADPTLAAGLIRMHFHDCFIEGCDASILLDSTKDNTAEKDSPANLSLRGYEVIDAAKAELEKKCPGVVSCADIVAMASTYAVFAAGGPVYDIPKGRKDGRRSKIEDTRNLPPPTLNASELITMFGQHGFSAQEMVALSGAHTLGVARCSSFKNRLSDNVDPDLDSGFAKQLTKTCSAGDNAEQPFDATRNNFDNVYFNGLQRKAGVLSSDQTLFASAKTRNIVNGYAFNQAMFFLDFQQAMVKMSTLDVKEGSKGEIRTNCRKMN